The proteins below come from a single Benincasa hispida cultivar B227 chromosome 4, ASM972705v1, whole genome shotgun sequence genomic window:
- the LOC120075853 gene encoding putative transcription elongation factor SPT5 homolog 1, which produces MPRRRDDDDDDIDADEEEYEEEMEQPLDEEEEEEEDRSSRKRRRSDFIDDVAEEDEDEEEEEEDEEEEDFGGGGRRRRAKRPSGSQFLDIEAEVDSDDDEDEDEGEDDFIVDNVADIPDDDDNRRMHRRPLLPREDEQEDVEALERRIQARYARSNHMEYDEETTEVEQQALLPSVRDPKLWMVKCAIGREREAAVCLMQKCIDRGPEMQIRSAVALDHLKNFIYIEADKEAHVREACKGLRNIYAQKITLVPIKEMTDVLSVESKAIDLSRDTWVRMKIGTYKGDLAKVVDVDNVRQRVTVKLIPRIDLQALANKLEGREVAKKKAFVPPPRFMNIDEARELHIRVERRRDPITGEYFENIGGMFFKDGFLYKTVSMKSISAQNIKPTFDELEKFRKPGENGDGDIASLSTLFANRKKGHFMKGDAVIVVKGDLKNLKGWVEKVEEENVHIRPEMKGLPKTLAVNERELCKYFEPGNHVKVVSGTQEGATGMVVKVDQHVLIILSDTTKEHIRVFADDVVESSEVTTGVTRIGDYELHDLVLLDNMSFGVIIRVETEAFQILKGTPDRPEVDIVKLREIKSKIDKKISVQDRFNNTISSKDVVRILEGPCKGKQGPVEHIYRGILFIYDRHHLEHAGFICVKSQSCVVVGGSRTNGNRNGNSYSRFAGLATPPRFPQSPKRFPRGGPPNDNGGRHRGGRGHHDGLVGSTVKVRQGPYKGYRGRVVEIKGQLVRVELESQMKVVTVDRNFISDNVAVSTPHRDASRYGMGSETPMHPSRTPLHPYMTPMRDIGTTPIHDGMRTPMRDRAWNPYAPMSPSRDNWEDGNPATWGASPQYQPGSPPSRTYEAPTPGSGWANTPGGSYSDAGTPRDSGSAYANAPSPYLPSTPGGQPMTPNSASYLPGTPGGQPMTPGTGGLDMMSPVIGGDTEGPWYMPDILVNYRRSGDDPIMGVIREVLPDGSCRIGLGSSGNGETVTAPSSEVEVIVPRKSDKIKIMGGALRGATGKLIGVDGTDGIVKVDDTLDVKILDLVILAKLAQP; this is translated from the exons ATGCCTCGTCGCAGGGACGACGATGACGACGACATTGACGCCGATGAAGAAGAGTATGAGGAGGAGATGGAACAGCCTCTCGacgaggaggaggaggaggaggaagatCGTTCGAGTAGGAAGCGTCGGAGATCAGATTTCATAGACGACGTTGCGGAGGAAGATGAGGacgaagaggaagaagaagaggatgagGAGGAGGAGGATTTTGGTGGCGGTGGTCGGAGGCGGCGTGCCAAGAGGCCTAGCGGTTCTCAGTTTTTGGATATTGAGGCTGAGGTCGATAgcgatgatgatgaagatgaggatgaAGGAGAGGACG ATTTCATAGTTGATAATGTAGCTGATATACCCGATGACGATGATAATAGAAGGATGCATCGCCGCCCGTTGCTACCACGGGAGGATGAACAAGAGGATGTTGAAGCACTTGAAAGAAGGATTCAAGCGAGATATGCAAGGTCAAATCATATGGAATATGACGAGGAGACGACAGAAGTGGAGCAGCAAGCCCTTTTACCTTCTGTAAGGGATCCAAAATTGTGGATGGTTAAATGCGCG attggcCGTGAACGGGAGGCTGCTGTTTGTCTAATGCAAAAATGCATCGATAGAGGGCCTGAAATGCAAATAAGATCTGCGGTTGCTCTTGACCATTTGAAGAACTTTATATATATTGAGGCTGACAAAGAAGCCCATGTTAGAGAG GCTTGTAAAGGTCTACGCAACATATATGCTCAAAAAATAACGCTTGTTCCAATTAAAGAGATGACTGATGTTCTCTCTGTTGAAAGCAAAGCAATTGATCTTTCTAGAGATACATGGGTTAGGATGAAGATTGGGACATATAAGGGGGATCTTGCCAAG GTGGTGGATGTTGATAATGTGCGACAGAGGGTTACTGTGAAACTGATTCCACGGATAGACCTACAGGCTCTTGCAAATAAATTG GAAGGGAGAGAAGTTGCTAAGAAGAAGGCATTTGTTCCTCCACCTCGTTTTATGAATATTGATGAAGCTAG AGAGTTGCATATCCGTGTAGAGCGCAGACGTGATCCTATTACTGGAGAATACTTTGAGAATATTGGTGGCATGTTTTTCAAGGATGGTTTCTTGTATAAAACAGTGTCCATGAAGTCAATAAGTGCCCAAAACATAAAGCCGACTTTTGATGAACTTGAAAAATTTCGAAAGCCTGGAGAAAATGGAGATGGGGATATTGCTAGTTTGTCTACCTTGTTTGCTAACCGAAAGAAAGGGCACTTTATGAAGGGTGATGCTGTCATTGTTGTTAAGGGGGATCTCAAGAATTTGAAAGGATGGGTGGAGAAAGTAGAGGAGGAGAATGTCCACATCAGACCAGAAATGAAGGGCCTTCCC aaaactcTTGCTGTGAATGAAAGAGAGCTTTGCAAGTACTTTGAGCCTGGGAATCATGTAAAAGTTGTATCGGGCACTCAGGAGGGGGCTACTGGTATGGTTGTGAAGGTGGATCAGCATGTGCTTATTATACTATCTGATACAACCAAGGAACAT ATTCGGGTATTTGCTGATGATGTTGTTGAGAGCTCCGAGGTAACAACTGGTGTGACAAGAATTGGGGATTATGAACTTCATGATCTTGTGTTACTGGA TAATATGAGCTTTGGCGTAATTATTCGAGTAGAAACTGAGGCTTTTCAG ATTCTTAAAGGTACTCCTGATAGGCCTGAGGTTGATATTGTGAAGTTGAGGGAAATAAAAAGTAAGATCGACAAGAAAATTAGCGTTCAAGATCGGTTCAATAACACAATTTCCTCCAAGGATGTAGTGAGGATTCTTGAAGGTCCTTGTAAG GGAAAACAAGGTCCGGTGGAGCACATATACAGAGGAATCCTGTTTATTTATGATCGCCATCACTTGGAACATGCAGgctttatatgtgttaaatcaCAGTCTTGTGTTGTTGTGGGTGGATCTCGAACTAATGGAAATAGAAAT GGTAATTCATACTCTAGGTTTGCTGGCCTTGCGACCCCACCTCGTTTTCCTCAGTCACCTAAGAGATTTCCCCGAGGAGGCCCCCCCAACGATA ATGGAGGAAGACATAGAGGTGGGAGAGGGCATCATGATGGGTTGGTTGGATCAACCGTAAAAGTTCGACAGGGACCTTACAAGGGTTACCGTGGGCGTGTCGTTGAAATAAAAGGCCAACTGGTTCGTGTGGAGCTTGAATCTCAAATGAAAGTTGTCACAG TTGACCGCAATTTCATCTCAGATAATGTGGCCGTTTCAACCCCCCATcg TGATGCATCTAGATATGGTATGGGAAGTGAAACTCCCATGCATCCTTCTCGAACTCCCCTGCATCCATACATGACCCCGATGAGAGATATTGGAA CAACACCAATTCATGATGGCATGAGAACACCTATGCGAGATCGAGCATGGAATCCCTATGCACCCATGAGTCCGTCAAG GGACAACTGGGAGGACGGGAACCCTGCAACTTGGGGAGCAAGTCCACAGTATCAG CCAGGAAGCCCTCCTTCACGAACATACGAAGCTCCAACTCCTGGTTCTGGTTGGGCAAACACTCCTGGTGGCAGCTACAGTGATGCTGGTACCCCCCGTGATAGTGGTTCAGCATATG CAAATGCTCCGAGCCCATACTTGCCTTCAACTCCTGGTGGACAGCCCATGACACCAAATTCAGCCTCCTATCTTCCTGGCACTCCTGGCGGGCAACCAATGACACCAGGCACAGGTGGTCTGGATATGATGTCTCCTGTTATAG GTGGTGATACCGAAGGACCGTGGTACATGCCAGACATATTGGTCAATTACCGGAGGTCAGGAGATGATCCCATCATGGGAGTAATCCGTGAGGTGCTTCCG GATGGATCGTGTAGGATAGGGCTTGGATCAAGTGGAAATGGTGAAACGGTAACAGCCCCTTCTAGCGAAGTAGAAGTGATTGTTCCTAGGAAGTCAGACAAGATCAAGATAATGGGCGGTGCACTCCGTGGTGCCACTGGCAAGTTGATCGGTGTAGACGGCACTGATGGAATTGTGAAGGTAGACGACACTCTTGATGTtaagattttggatttagttattCTTGCTAAACTTGCTCAACCGTAA